The Streptomyces sp. B3I8 nucleotide sequence GGTGGCGGGAGCGGCAGTACGACGCGACCTGCGCGCTCCTCGCCGAACTCGGACTGGCGGCCGTCGCCGTGGACATGGTGCAGACCCTGCCCACCTCCATACCCCCCGTCACCCCCGTCACCTCGCTCCGCCTGGCCGTCGTCCGCTTCCACGGGCGCAGCCCGGCGTGGGGAACGGGCAGCAAGGAGGAGCGGTTCCGGTACGACTACACGGCGGACGAGTTGCGGGAGTGGATACCCCGGCTGCGGACGATGGCCGACCGGACCGAGGAGTTGCACGTCCTGTTCAACAACTGCTGCGGGGAGGCCGCCGTGCGGGCGGCGGCGCGGATGAAGGAGCTGTTGCGCGACGAGTGGGGCGAACGGGTGGATGTTTCACGTGAAACAGGTGACACCGCTCGTTTTGCATGAAGCAGCCAACGGTGCTCGTTTCACGTGAAACATCCAAGAGTGCTTGTTTCACGTGAAACAGGCGGCGCCGCGGGACCCGCGTCACGCCGCTCGTGCCGTTCGGGCTGTTCGGGCTGTTCACACCGCCGCCGTCAGCCAATGCGGATGTCCTTCTTCACCGTGACCTGGTCGACGTCCGTCGTCCGCACCGTCACCTTCATCGTCCAGACTCCGGGGAGCGGCAGGTTGAGGGCGTCGGAGGTCCAGTAACCGCCCTGATCCTCGAGTTTGGCGTCGAGGGGCCCGAGCTTCTGGTCCCCCAGAGTGAACGTGAGGCGGACCTCCGGGACCGTGACGATGCCGTCGTCCGGCCCGTACGTCACGACCTGCACCGTGTTCTCACCCGCTCGGCCTGGGGTCAGGTCGACCTGCGCCTTGCCCCGGCCACCCGGCGCACCCACCACGAAGGGGACGGCGGCCGAGGCACCCAGGATCGGCGAGGCCGCCTCCTGCGCGGCGACGGCCTCCGTCTCGGCGCGGCCCGGCTGGGTTCCGGTCAGCAGAGTGGTCACCATGAGCACCATGACGCCCACGGTGACCTCGGCGAGGACGGAGGTGCGCAACCGACGGCGGCCGGCCGACTCCGCGTCGGGGGACAGGGAGGCAACCGCATGCGGTTCGCGGTTTTGTGCCGCCCGGGCGGGGGCCGTCGCCTCCCGGGGCGCGGCCGGCCGGGCCGTGAAGCGGCGGGAGTACGCGGCCGCCGCCAGCAGCACCACCACGGCCAGCAGCTTGGCCGTGAGGAGCCTGCCGTAGGTCGTGGTGGTCAGGGTGTCCAGGGAGCCGAGGCCCCGCCAGGACTGATAGACGCCGGTGGCCACGAGCACGACGACCGAGGTGAACGCGAGACGGGAGAAGCGGGTCACCGCACCGGCCGGGAGTTTCTCGGGCGACCGGTACAGCGTGGTCAGCAGGACCACCAGGCCGCCGAGCCAGGCGGCCATCGACAGCAGGTGCAGCACCGCGGACGTGATCGCCACCGGGACCTGCAGGCCGGCGGAGGCGTGCTCGGACATGGCCCAGGTGAGGGCGAGCGCCAGTGCCAGCAGCGCACCGCCGGTGAGCCGCAGCCGTTCCCTGAGCGGTTCCCCCTCCCTCCGGCGCAGCGGAAAGAAGACCGCCGCCGCGAGAAGCGGCAGCCGGACGAGGAGGACGAGGCCGGGGCGGGTGGCGGCCGTGTCGTCGAGCAGCGTCGGGTCGAGGGCGGTGGCGGGCCCGGTACCCCGCTCGTACGGGCCACGCAGCAGGAACAGCGCGACGGTGGCGGCCAGCAGGGTCCACCACCCCAGACGGGCGGGGCCCCGTGCCGGCTCCAGCCCGGTGGTGGCGGCGAACGCGAAGACGCCGATCAGGAGGGCGATGCCCCCGTAGGCGAAGTAGCGGGCGATGTCGTAGAGGACCGTGGAGGCGCCGTTCGAGGAGGGCTCGGCGGGGAGGACGGCCGCGCTGGGGGACGGCTTGCCGATGGAGAAGGTGAACGCACCGGAGACGGGGTGGCTGTCGGCGGAGACGACGCGCCAGCCGATGGTGAAGGTGCCCTTGCCCATGCGGGCGGGGAGGGTGATGCGGGCGGTGTCGCCGCGGCCGTCCTCGCGGGTGGGCCGGCCGGTGTGGAGGCGCCGGTTGGTGTGGTCCAGGACGCGGAAGGAGTCGTCGAGCAGGCCGACGGACTCGCTGAAGGTGAGGGTGACGGTGCGGGGGGCGATTCTGACGACGGTGCCGTCCTGAGGGGTCGAGGACGTGAGGACGGCGTGGGCGGATGCGGGGGTGGCGGCGATGGAGACGGTGGCGAGCAGCAGAAGGAGGGTGGCGCCGAGCAGGGTGAGCGCGCGGGTGAGGTGGGGGTGGGAGGAACCGCGGTCCCGCTGTGCGTCCACGTCCGTTGCGTCTCCGTACGTTGCGGTCGGGGATCAGGAGGTTGGGGGTCTGGCGTCCGGGGCTCGGCGATCCGAGGCTCGGGGGTTCTGGAGTTCTGGAGTTCTGGGGGTTCTGCTTACGTACGGATGGTGACCGTGGGGCGTTCAAGGAGGGGGTACGCCCCCTGGACACCGGTGGGTCCCCGGAGCCGTACGGTAAGGGCTCGGCCAGGCGCGGTGGGCCCGGTGAGCGCGGACGGGACGGGGGCGGTGC carries:
- a CDS encoding copper resistance CopC/CopD family protein, which codes for MDAQRDRGSSHPHLTRALTLLGATLLLLLATVSIAATPASAHAVLTSSTPQDGTVVRIAPRTVTLTFSESVGLLDDSFRVLDHTNRRLHTGRPTREDGRGDTARITLPARMGKGTFTIGWRVVSADSHPVSGAFTFSIGKPSPSAAVLPAEPSSNGASTVLYDIARYFAYGGIALLIGVFAFAATTGLEPARGPARLGWWTLLAATVALFLLRGPYERGTGPATALDPTLLDDTAATRPGLVLLVRLPLLAAAVFFPLRRREGEPLRERLRLTGGALLALALALTWAMSEHASAGLQVPVAITSAVLHLLSMAAWLGGLVVLLTTLYRSPEKLPAGAVTRFSRLAFTSVVVLVATGVYQSWRGLGSLDTLTTTTYGRLLTAKLLAVVVLLAAAAYSRRFTARPAAPREATAPARAAQNREPHAVASLSPDAESAGRRRLRTSVLAEVTVGVMVLMVTTLLTGTQPGRAETEAVAAQEAASPILGASAAVPFVVGAPGGRGKAQVDLTPGRAGENTVQVVTYGPDDGIVTVPEVRLTFTLGDQKLGPLDAKLEDQGGYWTSDALNLPLPGVWTMKVTVRTTDVDQVTVKKDIRIG